In Erigeron canadensis isolate Cc75 chromosome 1, C_canadensis_v1, whole genome shotgun sequence, a single window of DNA contains:
- the LOC122587593 gene encoding uncharacterized protein LOC122587593, whose protein sequence is MITERRQPPTTSTRNEEWKKVAINSPPVEDEEASEAPIVIEAIIGNHPVKRIHLDTGSGCEIMYEHCFLKLKAALRRMRKENASPLVGFSGERTWSLGEVTLNVTVGSIPRIRTEALTFMIVREKSPYKVILGRSAMRRMGMVPSPIHSIVKFPTPHGVGSVKTEPRPERQCAQVTALEQGESSKKGEAIEAETEKLYINNEYPEQHVSIGKQLPTECKRRLKEILQKNKDVFAWKPADMTGIPRKLKIGEENFDTQHRLNTRPHLEPIKQKRRSLASDTSTAVKEQVQDLVAVGILREVKYQSWVANPVMVKKHDGGWRMCVAFTDINKACPKDCYPLPEIDWKVESLVDFRLKCFLDAYKGYHQIQMHPKDEDKTAFYTTEGIFCYKKMSFGLKNAGAIYQRLVDKVFGRQIGRNLEAYVDDMSSKVDMKKICLWISRKPSEHSDQLT, encoded by the coding sequence ATGATAACTGAGAGAAGGCAACCACCAACCACGTCGACAAGAAATGAAGAGTGGAAAAAGGTAGCCATCAATTCCCCCCCGGTAGAGGATGAAGAAGCCTCTGAAGCTCCTATAGTAATCGAGGCTATTATTGGTAATCACCCAGTGAAAAGAATACATCTGGACACGGGAAGTGGATGCGAGATCATGTACGAACATTGCTTCCTAAAGTTGAAAGCAGCCTTGAGAAGGATGAGAAAGGAAAACGCCAGCCCGCTGGTGGGTTTTTCAGGGGAAAGAACATGGTCGTTAGGCGAAGTTACATTAAACGTGACCGTCGGAAGCATCCCAAGAATAAGAACGGAGGCTTTAACATTCATGATCGTAAGGGAAAAATCCCCTTATAAAGTCATACTGGGGAGGTCAGCCATGAGAAGGATGGGAATGGTTCCATCTCCAATCCATTCAATTGTCAAGTTCCCAACTCCTCATGGAGTAGGCTCCGTCAAAACGGAACCTCGTCCAGAGCGCCAATGCGCCCAAGTCACAGCCCTGGAGCAAGGAGAATCATCAAAGAAAGGTGAGGCTATTGAAGCTGAAACGGAGAAGCTATACATCAACAACGAGTATCCCGAACAACACGTGTCTATTGGAAAACAATTGCCTACCGAATGCAAAAGGAGGCTAAAGGAAATCttgcaaaaaaataaagatgtgTTTGCATGGAAGCCCGCAGATATGACAGGCATTCCCAGGAAACTGAAGATCGGTGAAGAAAATTTTGACACCCAACACCGTCTAAATACTCGGCCACACTTAGAACCAATAAAGCAGAAGCGGCGGAGTTTAGCATCTGATACAAGCACAGCAGTAAAAGAACAAGTGCAAGATTTGGTAGCCGTCGGGATCCTGCGGGAAGTAAAATATCAGAGTTGGGTGGCAAACCCAGTGATGGTCAAAAAACATGATGGCGGATGGAGAATGTGTGTTGCTTTTACAGACATCAACAAGGCATGCCCAAAAGATTGCTACCCGCTACCCGAAATTGACTGGAAAGTTGAATCACTTGTTGATTTTCGCCTAAAGTGTTTTTTGGACGCCTACAAGGGCTACCACCAGATCCAAATGCATCCTAAAGACGAAGACAAAACAGCCTTCTATACCACAGAGGGAATCTTTTGCTATAAAAAAATGTCATTTGGTCTGAAGAATGCAGGGGCTATATACCAGAGGCTAGTGGACAAAGTGTTCGGGAGGCAAATTGGCAGGAATTTAGAGGCCTATGTAGATGACATGTCATCAAAAGTAGATATGAAGAAGATATGTTTATGGATATCGAGGAAACCTTCAGAACACTCCGATCAATTAACATGA
- the LOC122585213 gene encoding uncharacterized protein LOC122585213 translates to MELERDECKNKYAVEVDKCGVLSTEVAALKNTLSAKDASIQDLEQKFSSLQLDREQVVQGLPSLVSKLIDSFEFSQEMGTVQKYAMAVGVHKGLDRAAAAMPGLEISMIKGYQPNAMDKLEKAAERFQKKKYVYLESIASSSHLPASAILAISPAPKPVPKPAKKSSGPTLSSAPSGSTVHAS, encoded by the coding sequence ATGGAACTTGAGAGGGATGAGTGTAAAAACAAGTATGCTGTAGAGGTAGATAAGTGTGGTGTTTTGTCTACGGAAGTTGCGGCTTTGAAAAATACACTTTCGGCTAAGGATGCCTCCATCCAAGACTTGGAACAGAAATTTTCGTCTCTTCAACTTGACCGAGAGCAGGTCGTGCAAGGTCTCCCTTCCCTCGTTAGTAAATTAATTGACAGTTTTGAGTTCTCTCAGGAGATGGGTACGGTGCAAAAGTATGCTATGGCTGTGGGCGTGCACAAAGGGTTGGACAGGGCTGCGGCTGCTATGCCAGGCTTGGAAATTTCTATGATCAAGGGCTATCAGCCAAATGCTATGGATAAGCTCGAGAAAGCAGCGGAGCGTTTTCAGAAGAAGAAGTATGTGTATCTTGAAAGCATTGCTTCGAGCTCCCACTTGCCTGCCTCAGCTATTTTAGCCATCTCCCCAGCACCCAAACCTGTGCCTAAACCAGCTAAGAAAAGTTCCGGTCCTACTTTGTCTTCGGCACCCTCTGGTTCCACTGTCCATGCCTCTTGA
- the LOC122610637 gene encoding APO protein 3, mitochondrial: MHRRYISSLYIFIHSNSLKKLQLNPTHLLSSSRTLTVDTTTTTTTTTTTTTATTTKTESLDSDNDYDLFADIPKPPKSKSERKPYPTPMKILVQRAKKERQDRKAQPCKLLEQPPENGLLVPELVDVAHRVYRARESILLGLPKLVNAVPVLRCRHCFEVHVGEVGHEIRTCTGPKSGLRNATHVWRKGRIHDVIYFPKCFHLYDRVGKPRVVHNESRSAKQLPGIVELCIQAGLNLEKYPTKRRTRPVYSIEGRIVDFELDTDKRIGNLDTDKMIESQIDYSAALSLNTGESPKVDLWELSTVTLDSWFEMISGVKKIMEKYKVHTCGYCPEIQVGPKGHKVRNCKASKHQSRNGMHAWQEATIFDVVGPNYVWHVSDPSGPPLCNDLKRYYGKAPALVELCVQAGALVPEQYRSMMRLDVVPPCRDELDLVA, translated from the exons ATGCACCGAAgatatatatcatcattatacatatttattcattctaattcattaaaaaaactcCAATTAAATCCAACCCATTTATTAAGTTCCTCAAGAACCTTAACAGTagacacaacaacaacaacaacaacaacaacaacaacaacaacagcaacaacaacaaaaactgAATCTCTAGATTCCGACAATGATTATGATTTGTTTGCAGACATACCGAAACCTCCTAAGAGCAAATCCGAAAGAAAACCATACCCAACACCCATGAAAATTTTAGTCCAAAGAGCCAAGAAAGAAAGACAAGATAGAAAGGCCCAACCTTGTAAGCTTTTAGAACAACCCCCTGAAAATGGTCTGCTTGTTCCTGAACTGGTGGATGTAGCCCATCGAGTTTATCGAGCTAGAGAATCGATTTTACTCGGTTTGCCTAAGCTCGTGAATGCCGTTCCAGTTCTTCGATGCag ACATTGCTTTGAGGTTCATGTTGGTGAGGTAGGTCATGAGATTAGGACATGTACTGGTCCAAAGAGTGGTTTAAGAAATGCTACCCACGTCTGGCGAAAAGGAAGAATTCATGATGTAATATATTTTCCCAAATGCTTCCATCTCTATGACCGTGTTGGGAAGCCACGGGTTGTACATAATGAGAGTCGTTCAGCCAAACAACTTCCGGGCATTGTAGAGCTCTGCATACAGGCTGGATTGAACCTTGAAAAGTACCCTACAAAGAGAAGAACCAGACCTGTATATAGCATAGAAGGTAGAATTGTGGATTTTGAGTTAGACACAGATAAAAGGATAGGAAACTTAGACACAGATAAAATGATAGAAAGCCAGATTGATTACAGTGCAGCTCTTTCTTTGAACACGGGCGAGTCACCTAAGGTTGATTTATGGGAATTGAGCACAGTGACGCTTGATTCCTGGTTTGAAATGATATCTGGTGTGAAGAAGATAATGGAAAAATACAAAGTTCATACATGTGGATATTGTCCTGAGATTCAGGTTGGTCCCAAGGGGCATAAGGTTAGGAATTGCAAGGCGTCAAAACATCAGTCTCGAAATGGCATGCATGCATGGCAAGAAGCGACAATTTTTGATGTGGTGGGACCCAATTACGTTTGGCATGTTTCTGACCCATCGGGTCCTCCATTGTGCAATGATTTGAAGAGGTATTATGGTAAGGCTCCTGCGTTGGTTGAGCTATGTGTGCAAGCAGGTGCACTCGTTCCAGAACAATACAGGAGTATGATGAGATTAGATGTTGTTCCTCCGTGTCGTGATGAACTGGACCTTGTTGCATAG
- the LOC122587582 gene encoding uncharacterized protein LOC122587582 has protein sequence MEIRDKIKDALSKCCIEGSGSIIQFWSPIENSCLLSTVDQPFSVDSPDVLQKYRLSCLNYYYCIEEKEDEDDPMIISSRSSCVPVATAFVDRMPQVVVNPSMVGCSALLCSAFQCGLTCFLTIPVFLNQTDFASSVVGVLECSFSYSDFLFEIFERVEMALEIIPGVSAAIDEVEEALGLVCASLDLPVAQVWIPYENEPNHTILSCTWAKPVAALRVIAYFDDSGDPPLPFINTYYATCGTLPLNLRDGLVGKTLQTYEPHFCRNLYELRVNGLLGMLYGRSKYSCFVICLRNINTGNVDYVFEFLWRQSRSYLILFESLLLALKKGLPSFQFASGAQLDDELRVLDVENSTGSGIGSFNIFEKNRLSQIPKALEEGRRLVAEDCMSSSELKFKRTSILLPRADIRQQKTGTTVSTCASECKNIVLGISESQGSNFVKRKLSDLYQEDNRSNLDHSFSSNRCLGDDELIIEADNDEKDNLGLGSDFEDEWKMPDVDRASKSCIKCLRTVGTQTLWKCARLITPCLKRASCDIEEALEIVCESHHITLAQVWIPYDNDKQVPCSSSVEKPPTKQLFAAKLTGYYDDSNGGLSASLKEYYDTCDVLPLDLGEGLTGKALQTYEPHFCNNIYELDDNGLLALLPANTECSCFAICLRSIYTGSLDYAFEFLWPHRRFCLWKPLLVTLKRCLPNFKFASGAQLGDDISTLKDYSSDKVSTGVRLDDASLIPDGNTSAHIPNAFKGRRVSNDLQANQEHAETFKSESVMWLGYKLVIEATFGDHETLFYLNGSSKLADVKKNIDKNLKLGPCSYTLEYLLKDLWVTLDDDRDWKTCIGIQKQYGYETIQIRILLE, from the exons ATGGAAATACGTGACAAGATAAAAGATGCACTTTCTAAATGTTGTATAGAAGGTAGTGGGTCAATCATACAGTTTTGGTCACCCATCGAAAACAGTTGTCTGCTTTCAACCGTTGATCAACCTTTTTCTGTTGATTCTCCTGATGTTCTCCAAAAATATAGATTATCTTGTCTAAATTATTACTATTGTATCGAAGAGAAGGAAGACGAGGACGACCCTATGATCATTAGTAGTCGTAGTTCTTGTGTACCTGTAGCCACTGCTTTCGTTGACCGTATGCCTCAGGTAGTTGTGAACCCGAGTATGGTCGGATGCAGTGCCTTGCTTTGTTCTGCGTTCCAATGTGGATTGACTTGTTTCTTAACCATCCCCGTCTTTTTGAATCAGACCGACTTCGCTAGTTCTGTTGTCGGTGTTCTTGAGTGCTCTTTCAGCTACTctgattttctttttgaaatttttgaaagagTGGAAATGGCACTTGAG ATTATACCAGGTGTCAGTGCTGCCATAGATGAAGTTGAAGAGGCACTAGGACTCGTTTGTGCATCACTTGACTTACCTGTTGCTCAAGTTTGGATTCCTTACGAGAACGAACCAAACCATACCATTTTATCTTGCACTTGGGCAAAACCAGTGGCTGCGCTCCGTGTGATTGCTTATTTTGATGATTCGGGTGATCCTCCTTTGCCATTCATCAACACTTATTATGCTACGTGTGGTACGCTGCCTTTGAACTTGCGGGATGGGCTTGTTGGGAAGACACTTCAAACTTACGAACCACATTTTTGCAGAAATCTTTATGAGCTTAGGGTTAATGGGCTGTTGGGGATGCTCTATGGTAGGTCTAAGTACAGCTGTTTTGTGATATGCTTGAGGAACATCAACACTGGAAATGTTGATTACGTGTTTGAATTCTTGTGGCGTCAAAGCAGAAGCTATCTTATCTTGTTTGAATCACTATTATTAGCACTAAAGAAGGGTCTGCCAAGTTTCCAGTTTGCTTCTGGTGCACAACTTGATGATGAATTACGTGTTCTAGATGTTGAAAATTCTACAGGAAGTGGAATTGGATCTttcaatatttttgaaaagaatAGATTATCACAAATACCTAAAGCATTGGAAGAAGGCAGGAGATTAGTGGCTGAGGATTGCATGTCCTCTTCGGAGTTGAAATTCAAGAGGACTTCCATCCTATTACCACGAGCGGATATTAGACAACAAAAAACTGGAACTACTG TTTCTACATGTGCATCTGAATGCAAAAACATTGTTCTGGGCATATCAGAGTCACAAGGATCAAACTTTGTCAAGCGAAAGTTGAGCGACTTGTATCAAGAAGATAATAGATCAAATCTAGACCATTCTTTCAGCAGCAACAGGTGTTTGGGTGATGATGAACTTATTATAGAAGCAGATAATGATGAGAAGGACAACTTGGGTCTGGGTAGCGATTTTGAGGATGAATGGAAAATGCCGGATGTTGACAGAGCCTCAAAGAGTTGCATTAAATGCCTGAGAACTGTGGGTACCCAAACTCTTTGGAAATGTGCCCGACTG ATTACACCATGTCTCAAACGTGCCTCGTGTGATATTGAAGAGGCATTAGAAATCGTTTGTGAATCACATCACATAACTCTTGCTCAAGTTTGGATCCCTTATGACAATGACAAGCAGGTGCCCTGTTCCTCAAGTGTGGAGAAACCTCCAACGAAACAACTGTTTGCAGCTAAACTGACTGGTTATTATGATGATTCTAATGGCGGCCTTTCAGCTTCCCTTAAGGAGTATTATGATACTTGTGATGTGCTTCCTCTGGATTTAGGGGAAGGTCTTACTGGGAAAGCACTTCAAACTTATGAACCGCACTTCTGCAACAATATCTATGAGCTGGATGATAATGGGTTATTGGCATTACTCCCTGCCAATACTGAATGTAGCTGTTTTGCGATATGCCTGAGAAGCATTTACACTGGAAGCCTTGATTATGCGTTTGAATTCTTATGGCCCCACAGGCGATTCTGTTTGTGGAAGCCGCTGTTGGTAACACTAAAGAGGTGTTTACCGAATTTCAAGTTTGCATCTGGTGCACAACTTGGTGATGATATATCAACACTGAAGGATTATTCAAGTGACAAGGTTTCAACTGGTGTACGACTTGATGATGCATCACTTATTCCTGATGGAAACACATCAGCACATATACCTAATGCATTCAAAGGAAGGAGAGTGTCTAACGACTTGCAAGCAAATCAAGAGCACGCTGAAACTTTCAAGAGCGAGAGTGTGATGTGGCTGGGTTATAAACTAGTTATAGAAGCCACATTTGGAGATCATGAGACCTTATTTTATCTCAACGGATCATCAAAACTAGCGGATGTTAAGAAGAATATCGATAAAAATTTGAAGTTGGGACCTTGTAGTTACACGCTTGAATACCTGTTGAAGGATTTATGGGTAACGCTGGATGATGATAGGGATTGGAAGACTTGCATAGGAATTCAGAAACAATATGGCTATGAAACTATTCAAATACGCATATTATTAGAATAG